The proteins below come from a single Hyperolius riggenbachi isolate aHypRig1 chromosome 8, aHypRig1.pri, whole genome shotgun sequence genomic window:
- the LOC137527816 gene encoding kelch-like protein 9, whose translation MQNGSNISTFTYDKYPEKLLERIWQFRSNRDLCDVTLEADGVFFLAHKVILASASSYCKLLFAESRTDNVIRLNGVSAKGLRNVLDFIYSNKLSLSLSNIEETLKTAEVLLVREAVKLCFQFLEEGLNQDTCLDILNIVKKHGPDELKEKASGYVGHHYKHLPGHYGDLNEVDKRTLCKVLEQEDVPGCSELELFRMAVTWLQHDSFRLKEAGDVFRRIRFPLISLEDLQKHVKETPIMKTDSHCFRYLQEALKYHSQVYAQPVLHCEGATIRSTTDSLLVLGGRTIDNQVCSSIWVQNQDGSSWSELGEMCTPVYNHSVAVISDFLYVIGGQTRFDPAGKHPSNEVFRFDPRTGSWLQVAAMLERRTRFHTEVIGERIIAVGGGSLFGHLTQSVEEYLPAENKWEYTSPFPVPVADHAGTTHKGILYISGGYSTGKTLNDVYSYLPRLKRWVVNRAMMYARCDHGMATIGDKIFCVGGRTLNAAKEWIHVNETEYYCPPTDQWSTLTLSPFDCCQFSIVTHQSKLVITGGGSLRRMNKEDGVFVYDPVAKTWKKMGSLPWPLVDHSSCVIKLPHGMITKPKEKAEEMPSTPNLKRSTLNLFITGKQDREEQ comes from the exons ATGCAGAACGGATCTAATATTTCCACCTTCACCTACGACAAGTATCCCGAAAAGTTGCTAGAGAGGATATGGCAGTTTCGCTCCAACCGGGACCTGTGTGACGTAACTCTTGAAGCTGACGGAGTCTTCTTTCTGGCTCATAAAGTCATCTTAGCGTCTGCCAGCTCCTATTGTAAGCTGCTCTTTGCAGAGTCTAGGACAGATAACGTTATCAGACTCAACGGCGTCAGCGCTAAAGGACTCCGCAATGTTTTGGATTTCATCTACTCCAACAAACTTTCTCTGTCATTGTCCAATATTGAAGAGACGTTGAAGACGGCTGAGGTCTTGTTGGTTCGGGAGGCGGTGAAGTTGTGCTTTCAATTTCTGGAAGAGGGCTTGAATCAGGATACATGTTTAGACATCCTAAATATTGTCAAGAAACATGGTCCAGATGAGTTGAAAGAGAAGGCCAGTGGCTATGTTGGCCATCACTACAAACACCTTCCAGGACACTATGGAGATCTGAACGAGGTGGACAAGAGAACACTATGTAAGGTACTAGAACAAGAGGATGTTCCGGGTTGCAGCGAGCTTGAACTGTTTCGAATGGCAGTGACGTGGTTGCAACACGACAGCTTCAGGCTAAAAGAGGCAGGAGATGTCTTCAGAAGGATCAGATTCCCCCTCATTTCTCTGGAAGATCTCCAGAAACATGTCAAAGAGACTCCAATCATGAAAACAGACTCCCACTGTTTCAGATACTTACAAGAAGCTTTAAAATATCATTCCCAAGTTTACGCTCAACCCGTTCTACATTGTGAAGGTGCCACAATTAGGTCCACCACAGACAGCCTCCTGGTTTTGGGTGGACGGACAATCGATAACCAAGTGTGCAGCAGCATCTGGGTCCAGAACCAAGATGGCAGCTCATGGTCTGAACTAGGGGAGATGTGCACTCCAGTGTACAACCACAGTGTGGCAGTCATCAgtgacttcctgtatgtcattggAGGTCAAACCAGGTTTGACCCAGCAGGCAAACATCCGTCCAATGAG GTGTTTCGATTTGACCCGCGCACCGGATCCTGGCTACAGGTTGCCGCCATGTTGGAAAGGAGGACGCGCTTTCACACAGAGGTGATTGGTGAACGCATCATCGCCGTGGGAGGAGGATCTTTATTCGGTCACCTGACGCAGAGCGTGGAAGAGTACCTTCCTGCAGAGAACAAGTGGGAATACACCTCCCCGTTCCCCGTCCCCGTGGCTGACCACGCCGGCACCACCCACAAGGGCATTCTGTACATTTCGG GTGGATATTCCACAGGCAAAACTCTGAACGATGTGTACAGCTATCTCCCCAGACTTAAACGCTGGGTGGTGAACCGCGCCATGATGTACGCCCGCTGTGACCACGGCATGGCCACTATCGGAGACAAGATCTTCTGCGTTGGCGGACGCACACTGAATGCG GCCAAGGAGTGGATCCACGTGAACGAAACTGAGTACTACTGTCCCCCGACTGATCAGTGGAGCACCTTGACACTATCCCCCTTTGACTGCTGCCAGTTCAGCATTGTCACCCACCAGTCCAAACTCGTCATCACCGGAGGTGGGTCACTGAGGCGCATGAACAAAGAAGATGGCGTCTTCGTATACGATCCAGTAGCCAAAACATGGAAGAAGATGGGGTCGCTGCCCTGGCCTTTGGTTGACCATAGTTCCTGTGTCATCAAGCTTCCACATGGAATGATCACTAAACCCAAAGAGAAAGCAGAGGAGATGCCTTCAACTCCCAACCTCAAGAGATCAACTCTCAACCTGTTTATTACTGGCAAACAAGACAGAGAAGAACAGTAG